A region from the Triticum aestivum cultivar Chinese Spring chromosome 3D, IWGSC CS RefSeq v2.1, whole genome shotgun sequence genome encodes:
- the LOC123076616 gene encoding UPF0481 protein At3g47200-like: protein MATANQRVVPPTARPPASSAQPAYAWPASSFEPPTRRSRIRPFVILICAIIRMANEVNRHSVRSPLRAFRPSRFVTATLDGEAGASTSSARAWTLPSKILQVAELRSQDGCIWRVDGAAALPDEACTPLVVVLGPLFMRSKRLTVEGTKLKYTHNLIRRTHQDVEEKLTAYLTHIGSMEAQILQRYDPMELEYTATGTDLVETMVLDGLFIIEVLINHWTRKRDQEPISVEMNNVIDFTTQPLRWEPNALRLDLIVVQNQIPFFVLEKLFCMTDIPELGENQKKPTKLKQIILDYLIGDTDDAGLADYQGPVYHILHLVYLHLTFSKASALPVNTDLRTLDKLAHKAMDLRAIFKRTFSCSSNLLPVGWKQWKVIPPLRELVRVGVKLKRAETAWFAQVKFNKKGVLEIPPLAWGRYHIRLLTNLVVLEMSGWWPADNRLFCSYVRFMAELIMNKKDATLLFKKGIIQEINEHDIDKNLLNPFRILADYSHGSKYDFHFNGLVDAIIKCYQKWSNVDA, encoded by the coding sequence ATGGCCACCGCCAACCAGAGAGTAGTGCCACCGACGGCACGGCCACCAGCATCCTCCGCTCAGCCAGCCTACGCCTGGCCAGCATCCTCCTTTGAGCCACCAACACGACGCTCTAGGATTAGACCTTTCGTCATACTCATCTGCGCCATCATCCGAATGGCCAATGAAGTGAACCGACACAGCGTGCGATCCCCTCTACGAGCCTTCCGGCCTTCGAGATTTGTAACGGCAACCCTCGACGGCGAGGCTGGGGCGAGCACGAGCAGTGCGCGAGCATGGACCCTGCCGTCTAAAATCCTTCAGGTCGCCGAGCTGCGATCCCAGGACGGCTGCATCTGGCGGGTGGACGGCGCAGCAGCCTTGCCAGACGAGGCGTGCACCCCATTGGTCGTGGTCCTTGGCCCGCTCTTCATGAGGAGCAAACGGTTGACGGTGGAGGGGACGAAGCTGAAGTACACGCACAACCTCATCCGTAGAACGCACCAAGACGTCGAGGAGAAGCTGACAGCGTACCTCACCCACATCGGCTCGATGGAAGCCCAAATACTGCAGCGCTACGACCCCATGGAACTGGAGTACACAGCCACCGGAACAGATCTGGTGGAGACGATGGTGCTCGACGGCCTCTTCATCATCGAGGTGCTCATCAACCACTGGACGAGGAAGAGAGACCAAGAGCCCATCTCGGTAGAGATGAATAATGTGATCGACTTCACTACACAACCGCTCAGATGGGAGCCCAACGCACTTCGTTTGGACCTGATAGTCGTCCAAAACCAGATTCCCTTCTTCGTGCTGGAGAAGCTATTCTGCATGACTGACATCCCCGAGCTTGGTGAGAATCAGAAGAAGCCCACCAAGCTCAAACAAATCATACTTGATTATCTGATCGGCGATACAGATGATGCAGGACTAGCCGATTACCAAGGCCCAGTATATCACATCCTGCATCTGGTGTATTTACACCTCACATTTTCCAAAGCTTCAGCTCTCCCGGTGAACACAGACCTACGGACCTTGGACAAGTTGGCACACAAGGCCATGGACCTCCGCGCGATTTTCAAGCGGACCTTCTCGTGCTCTTCAAACCTACTCCCTGTTGGTTGGAAACAGTGGAAGGTGATCCCCCCACTGCGGGAGCTCGTTCGAGTTGGAGTGAAGCTAAAGAGGGCAGAGACAGCCTGGTTCGCACAAGTAAAGTTCAATAAGAAGGGAGTTCTAGAGATCCCACCCTTAGCATGGGGGCGATATCACATTAGGCTGCTCACCAACCTGGTGGTTCTCGAGATGTCTGGATGGTGGCCTGCTGACAATCGCCTTTTCTGTAGCTATGTGAGATTCATGGCTGAGCTCATCATGAACAAGAAGGATGCTACGCTTCTCTTCAAGAAGGGCATCATCCAGGAGATCAACGAACATGACATCGACAAGAACTTGCTTAACCCATTTCGAATTCTTGCAGACTATAGCCATGGCTCCAAGTATGATTTCCACTTCAACGGCCTTGTTGACGCCATTATTAAGTGCTACCAGAAATGGAGCAACGTCGATGCGTAG